The following coding sequences are from one Arthrobacter sp. PvP023 window:
- a CDS encoding aldehyde dehydrogenase (NADP(+)): MNTTAGQLNASVEAAHAAFEKARLAGPGTRASWLEAVAAGLEGDAAALVEIAAAETHLAEPRLQGELKRTVFQLRLFADEIRRGEHFDATIDHDDAAWGIGPRPDLRRYNVPLGVVGVFGASNFPFAFSVMGGDSASALAAGCAVVHKAHDGHRELAVRTAETVTAALEGAGAPSGLFSLVTGRQAAEALVDHPLVKAIGFTGSTAGGRALFDRAAARPEPIPFFGELGGINAVFVTGNAWSARREEILGGYAGSFTQGMGQFCTKPGVLFIPAGHTDEVRDSLRDALADFAPAQLLSERLHEGFRQAVAGLRDTAGVQVLVDGDFAEAPAPTVLLTTADAVRRDPGILRQEMFGPASLVVEYSDDSELAALAGLLEGQLTTTLQAEPEDDVAELAGRLADISGRLLWNGWPTGVTVSYAQHHGGPYPATTSGTTSVGTAAIRRFLRPVAFQSFPEQRLPEPLQDANPWNVPQRVDGAWRRPSARPDGQR, from the coding sequence ATGAACACCACCGCCGGCCAGCTGAACGCATCCGTCGAGGCCGCCCACGCAGCCTTCGAGAAAGCCCGCCTGGCAGGTCCCGGAACGCGGGCGTCCTGGCTTGAAGCGGTAGCCGCAGGCCTGGAAGGAGACGCCGCGGCACTCGTGGAGATCGCGGCCGCGGAGACCCATCTCGCCGAACCCCGGCTCCAGGGCGAGCTGAAGCGCACTGTCTTCCAGCTCAGGCTCTTCGCCGACGAGATCCGCCGCGGCGAGCACTTCGACGCGACGATCGACCATGACGATGCCGCCTGGGGCATTGGACCGCGGCCCGACCTCCGCCGCTACAACGTGCCGCTCGGCGTGGTGGGCGTCTTCGGGGCGTCCAACTTCCCCTTCGCCTTCAGTGTGATGGGCGGTGACTCCGCGTCGGCCCTGGCGGCCGGCTGCGCCGTCGTCCACAAGGCGCACGACGGACACCGGGAACTTGCGGTCCGTACCGCCGAAACGGTGACCGCGGCGCTCGAGGGCGCCGGGGCGCCGTCGGGCCTCTTCTCCCTGGTCACTGGCCGCCAGGCTGCGGAGGCACTGGTTGACCACCCGCTGGTGAAGGCCATCGGGTTCACGGGTTCGACGGCGGGCGGCCGGGCTTTGTTCGACCGTGCAGCTGCACGGCCCGAACCGATCCCGTTCTTTGGGGAACTGGGCGGCATCAATGCCGTTTTCGTCACCGGCAACGCCTGGTCCGCACGCCGCGAGGAGATCCTGGGCGGCTACGCCGGCTCCTTCACGCAGGGAATGGGTCAGTTCTGCACCAAGCCGGGCGTGCTCTTCATCCCCGCCGGGCACACTGACGAGGTCCGGGACAGCCTTCGGGACGCCCTCGCGGACTTCGCTCCGGCGCAGCTGCTCAGCGAACGGCTGCACGAAGGGTTCCGGCAGGCAGTTGCCGGGCTGCGGGACACGGCAGGCGTGCAGGTGCTGGTGGACGGCGATTTCGCTGAGGCGCCGGCACCCACGGTGTTGCTGACCACGGCCGACGCCGTCCGCCGGGACCCCGGCATCCTCCGCCAGGAAATGTTCGGGCCGGCCAGCCTGGTGGTGGAGTACAGCGACGACTCCGAACTCGCCGCCCTTGCCGGGCTCCTGGAAGGCCAGCTGACCACCACACTGCAGGCCGAACCGGAGGACGACGTCGCCGAACTTGCCGGCAGGCTCGCGGACATCAGCGGGCGCCTGCTCTGGAACGGCTGGCCAACGGGGGTGACCGTCAGTTACGCCCAGCACCACGGCGGGCCATACCCGGCCACGACGTCGGGCACCACCTCCGTGGGGACGGCCGCCATCCGGCGGTTCCTGCGGCCGGTGGCCTTCCAGTCTTTTCCGGAGCAGCGGCTACCGGAGCCGCTGCAGGATGCGAACCCCTGGAACGTCCCGCAAAGGGTCGACGGCGCCTGGCGGCGGCCGTCCGCACGGCCGGACGGTCAGCGGTGA
- a CDS encoding LacI family DNA-binding transcriptional regulator, with protein MAVTMNDVARAAGVSLKTVSNVLNDYEFIRPATRQKVLDAIAELGYEANLTARSLRSGKTRMLGLVLSDLSIPYYAELASRLMTVAAGRGYRVLVEQSGATAAHELSALQGPFRQLTDGLLFTPLTLDAETIAAHRGAKPVVMLGEHIADPRFDLVTMKNAEAAAAITGHLLAGGRRRIAVLGAAAGDTADSPGLRLNGYRQALDAAGVEFDPALVVQCDWRRDAGASAVGGLLNSGIGFDAVFGLNDTVALGALHELLIRGIKVPDDVAVAGFDDIDEARFASPSLTTVSPGMAEIAERSIKLLIDRIEGAEPAEEGLRVEAGFELKVRDSAP; from the coding sequence GTGGCTGTGACCATGAATGACGTTGCGCGCGCCGCCGGCGTCTCGTTGAAGACCGTGTCCAATGTGCTCAACGACTACGAGTTCATCCGGCCGGCCACCAGGCAGAAGGTGCTGGATGCCATCGCGGAACTGGGCTACGAAGCCAACCTGACGGCGCGAAGCCTGCGCTCCGGGAAAACCCGCATGCTGGGGCTGGTGCTGTCCGACCTCTCCATCCCGTATTACGCGGAACTCGCGTCCCGGCTGATGACCGTTGCGGCCGGCCGCGGCTACCGCGTCCTGGTGGAGCAGTCCGGGGCCACCGCCGCGCACGAGCTGAGCGCGCTCCAGGGCCCGTTCCGCCAGCTCACGGACGGACTGCTGTTCACCCCGCTGACCCTCGATGCCGAGACCATCGCCGCGCACCGGGGCGCCAAGCCGGTCGTCATGCTGGGAGAGCACATCGCGGATCCCCGGTTCGATCTCGTGACCATGAAGAACGCCGAAGCCGCGGCGGCAATCACCGGCCATCTCCTTGCAGGGGGCCGGCGCCGCATCGCCGTACTGGGTGCTGCGGCAGGAGACACGGCGGACAGTCCGGGCCTGCGCCTGAACGGCTACCGGCAGGCATTGGATGCTGCGGGAGTGGAATTCGATCCCGCACTGGTGGTGCAGTGCGACTGGCGCCGCGATGCCGGCGCCTCCGCCGTCGGCGGCCTGCTCAACAGCGGCATCGGGTTCGACGCCGTCTTCGGCCTGAATGACACCGTGGCGCTGGGTGCCCTGCACGAGCTCTTGATTCGCGGAATCAAAGTACCGGACGACGTTGCGGTGGCAGGCTTCGACGACATCGACGAGGCCCGTTTCGCGTCACCGTCCCTCACCACGGTGTCGCCCGGCATGGCGGAAATCGCCGAGCGATCCATCAAGTTGCTGATCGACAGGATCGAAGGCGCGGAGCCGGCCGAGGAAGGCCTTCGGGTCGAGGCCGGCTTCGAGTTGAAGGTCCGGGACTCGGCGCCCTAG
- the araA gene encoding L-arabinose isomerase, whose protein sequence is MSNANNTSLQQYEVWFLTGSQHLYGEDVLKQVAAQSQEIAAALNDSSDVPVKVVWKPVLTDSEAIRRTALEANSDDSVIGVTAWMHTFSPAKMWIQGLDLLRKPLLHLHTQANVELPWADIDFDFMNLNQAAHGDREFGYIQSRLGIPRKTVVGHVSNPEVTRQVGVWQRASAGWAAVRTLKLTRFGDNMRNVAVTEGDKTEAELRFGVSVNTWSVNELADAVHGAAESDVDALVAEYERLYDVVPELQAGGARHESLRYSARIELGLRSFLEANGSAAFTTSFEDVGELRQLPGMAVQRLMADGYGFGAEGDWKTAILVRAAKVMGAGLPGGASLMEDYTYHLAPGQEKILGAHMLEVCPSLTATRPRVEIHPLGIGGKEDPVRMVFDTDAGPGVVVALSDMRDRFRLVANAVDVVDLDEPLPNLPVARALWSPKPDFATSAAAWLTAGAAHHTVLSTAVGMDVFEDFAEIAKTELLTIDEGTTIRQFKKELNWNAAYYKLAGGL, encoded by the coding sequence ATGAGCAACGCAAACAACACGTCCCTCCAGCAGTACGAGGTCTGGTTCCTCACCGGCAGCCAGCACCTGTATGGCGAGGACGTCCTCAAGCAGGTCGCAGCGCAGTCGCAGGAGATTGCCGCCGCGCTGAACGATTCCTCCGATGTCCCGGTCAAGGTGGTCTGGAAGCCCGTCCTCACTGATTCGGAAGCCATCCGCCGCACCGCGCTGGAAGCGAACTCCGACGATTCCGTCATCGGCGTGACCGCCTGGATGCACACGTTCAGCCCGGCCAAGATGTGGATCCAGGGCCTGGACCTGCTGCGCAAACCGCTGCTGCACCTGCACACCCAGGCCAACGTCGAGCTGCCCTGGGCGGACATCGATTTCGACTTCATGAACCTCAACCAGGCCGCCCACGGCGACCGCGAGTTCGGCTACATCCAGTCCCGGCTGGGCATCCCCCGCAAGACCGTGGTGGGCCACGTGTCCAACCCGGAGGTCACCCGCCAGGTGGGCGTCTGGCAGCGGGCGTCCGCGGGTTGGGCCGCCGTCCGCACCCTGAAACTGACCCGTTTCGGCGACAACATGCGCAACGTGGCCGTCACCGAAGGTGACAAGACCGAGGCCGAGCTCCGCTTCGGCGTCTCGGTGAACACCTGGTCCGTGAACGAGCTCGCCGACGCCGTGCACGGCGCTGCGGAGTCCGACGTCGACGCGCTCGTTGCGGAGTACGAGCGCCTCTACGACGTGGTCCCCGAGTTGCAGGCCGGGGGAGCGCGGCACGAATCGCTGCGCTACAGCGCCCGGATCGAACTCGGCCTGCGGAGTTTCCTTGAGGCCAACGGCTCGGCCGCGTTCACCACCTCCTTTGAGGACGTGGGCGAACTGCGCCAGTTACCCGGCATGGCCGTGCAGCGGCTGATGGCGGACGGCTACGGCTTCGGCGCCGAGGGCGACTGGAAGACCGCCATCCTGGTGCGCGCCGCCAAAGTGATGGGCGCAGGACTGCCCGGCGGAGCTTCGCTCATGGAGGACTACACCTACCACCTTGCCCCCGGCCAGGAGAAAATCCTGGGTGCGCACATGCTGGAGGTCTGCCCGTCGCTGACCGCCACCAGGCCGCGAGTCGAGATCCACCCGCTGGGCATCGGCGGCAAGGAAGATCCCGTCCGCATGGTATTCGACACCGACGCCGGCCCCGGAGTAGTGGTGGCGCTGTCCGACATGCGCGACCGTTTCCGCCTCGTGGCGAATGCCGTCGACGTGGTGGACCTGGACGAGCCGCTGCCCAACCTGCCGGTGGCCCGGGCCCTGTGGTCTCCCAAACCGGACTTCGCCACCTCCGCAGCGGCCTGGCTCACCGCCGGCGCGGCGCACCACACGGTGCTGTCCACCGCCGTGGGCATGGACGTGTTCGAGGACTTCGCCGAGATTGCGAAGACCGAACTGCTGACCATCGACGAAGGCACCACCATCAGGCAGTTCAAGAAGGAACTGAACTGGAACGCGGCCTACTACAAGCTGGCCGGCGGGCTGTAG
- a CDS encoding alpha-N-arabinofuranosidase, producing the protein MRTSESAAGKITAKITLDPAFTVGPVRRRTFGAFVEHLGRCVYTGIFEPGHPKADGDGFRTDVLELTRELGVSTVRYPGGNFVSGYRWEDGVGPMEQRPARLDLAWHSTDPNHVGVDEFAKWSAKAGVEPMMAVNLGTRGTQEALDLLEYCNIDGGTAFSDQRRANGAENGYGIKMWCLGNEMDGFWQIGHKNATEYGRLAADTARAMRMVEPDLELVACGSSAPSMPTFGEWERVVLTETYELVDLISAHQYFEDFGDLQEHLSSGHRMEAFIKDIVAHIDHVKSVKKSTKQVNISFDEWNVWHMSRDESKSPAGKDWPVAPVLLEDRYTVADAVVVGDLLITLLRNTDRVHSASLAQLVNVIAPIMTEPGGRAWKQTTFHPFALTSEHARGTVLQLAVESPLLSGGKTADFAALSAVATFDAASGEAVVFAVNRSAADSLTLSAAVAGLGNAKVIEAVTYANKDPYWQATADDSTSVLPGENVSVKLDGGRLTAELPAVSWSMIRLAVDGAAS; encoded by the coding sequence GTGAGAACTAGCGAATCTGCCGCAGGCAAGATAACTGCCAAGATCACCCTGGACCCGGCCTTCACCGTGGGGCCGGTCCGGCGCCGCACCTTCGGCGCGTTTGTGGAGCACCTGGGCCGCTGCGTCTACACCGGCATCTTCGAGCCGGGGCACCCCAAGGCTGACGGGGACGGCTTCCGGACCGACGTCCTGGAACTCACCCGCGAGCTGGGCGTGTCCACGGTGCGCTATCCGGGCGGGAACTTCGTCTCCGGCTACCGCTGGGAGGACGGCGTGGGGCCGATGGAGCAGCGGCCGGCCCGGCTGGACCTGGCCTGGCACTCCACCGACCCCAACCATGTGGGCGTGGACGAGTTTGCCAAATGGTCCGCCAAGGCCGGCGTCGAGCCGATGATGGCCGTGAACCTGGGTACCCGCGGGACCCAGGAAGCCCTGGACCTGCTCGAATACTGCAATATCGACGGCGGCACCGCCTTCTCCGACCAGCGCCGGGCCAACGGGGCCGAAAACGGCTACGGCATCAAAATGTGGTGCCTGGGCAACGAGATGGACGGCTTCTGGCAGATCGGCCACAAGAACGCCACCGAATACGGCCGGCTCGCCGCCGACACCGCCCGCGCCATGCGGATGGTGGAGCCCGACCTGGAGCTCGTGGCCTGTGGCAGTTCCGCTCCGAGCATGCCCACGTTCGGCGAGTGGGAGCGGGTGGTCCTCACCGAAACCTACGAACTCGTGGACTTGATCTCGGCGCACCAGTACTTCGAGGACTTCGGCGACCTGCAGGAGCACCTCTCGTCCGGGCATCGGATGGAGGCGTTCATCAAGGACATCGTGGCGCATATCGACCATGTGAAGTCGGTCAAGAAGTCCACCAAACAGGTGAACATCTCCTTCGACGAGTGGAACGTCTGGCACATGAGCCGCGACGAATCGAAGTCGCCCGCCGGCAAGGACTGGCCGGTGGCGCCCGTGCTCCTTGAGGACCGGTACACCGTGGCGGATGCCGTGGTTGTCGGTGATCTCCTCATCACGCTGCTCCGCAACACCGACCGCGTCCACTCCGCCAGCCTGGCGCAGCTGGTCAATGTGATTGCCCCGATCATGACGGAACCCGGCGGCCGCGCCTGGAAGCAGACCACCTTCCATCCGTTCGCCCTGACGTCGGAGCACGCCAGGGGCACGGTGCTGCAGCTCGCCGTCGAGTCCCCGCTGCTCAGCGGCGGCAAGACCGCGGACTTCGCCGCGCTGTCCGCCGTGGCGACCTTCGACGCCGCGTCGGGTGAAGCCGTGGTGTTTGCCGTGAACCGTTCGGCCGCGGACTCGCTCACGTTGAGCGCCGCCGTCGCCGGGCTGGGCAACGCGAAGGTCATCGAGGCGGTCACCTATGCCAACAAGGACCCGTACTGGCAGGCCACGGCGGATGACTCCACCTCGGTGCTGCCCGGCGAAAACGTCAGCGTAAAGCTCGACGGCGGCCGGCTCACCGCCGAGCTCCCCGCCGTCTCCTGGAGCATGATCCGCCTGGCCGTCGACGGGGCGGCCAGCTAG
- a CDS encoding L-ribulose-5-phosphate 4-epimerase produces the protein MSHLLETIAQVRREVCDLHAELTRYELVVWTAGNVSARVPGHDLMIIKPSGVSYADLTPGSMVVTDLYGTPADGEWGNPPFSPSSDTAAHAYVYRHMPEVGGVVHTHSTYATAWAARGEAIPCVLTMMSDEFGGSIPVGPFALIGDDSIGQGIVETLRNSTSPAVLMQNHGPFTIGKDARSAVKAAVMCEEVARTVHISRQLGEPLPIDQDSIESLYARYQNVYGQ, from the coding sequence ATGAGCCACCTCCTCGAAACCATCGCGCAGGTCCGCCGCGAGGTCTGCGACCTTCACGCCGAGCTCACCCGCTACGAACTGGTGGTGTGGACGGCCGGCAACGTCTCCGCCCGGGTTCCCGGCCACGACCTGATGATCATCAAGCCGTCCGGAGTCTCCTATGCGGACCTCACCCCCGGGAGCATGGTTGTCACCGACCTCTACGGCACCCCGGCGGACGGGGAGTGGGGCAATCCGCCGTTCTCGCCGTCGTCGGACACTGCCGCGCATGCATACGTCTACAGGCATATGCCGGAAGTGGGCGGCGTGGTGCACACGCACTCCACCTACGCCACAGCGTGGGCGGCCCGCGGCGAAGCTATCCCGTGCGTGCTCACCATGATGAGCGACGAGTTCGGCGGCAGCATCCCGGTGGGCCCCTTCGCGCTGATCGGCGACGACTCGATCGGCCAGGGGATTGTGGAAACCTTGCGGAACTCCACATCCCCCGCGGTCCTGATGCAGAACCACGGCCCGTTCACCATCGGCAAGGACGCCAGATCCGCGGTGAAGGCCGCCGTGATGTGCGAGGAAGTGGCGCGCACCGTCCACATCTCCCGCCAGCTGGGCGAACCGCTGCCCATCGACCAGGACAGCATCGAATCCCTCTATGCCCGCTACCAGAACGTCTACGGCCAGTAG
- a CDS encoding family 43 glycosylhydrolase, producing the protein MPPATSPLFRCPVFDGAADPTVIHRRGTGEWWMFYTARRATLTTGGVDWITGTRIGIAVSADAGASWQYRGVVEGLDPEDSPGLNTHWAPEVVWHDGEYHMFLTWGAGAPGTWAEQTRRRLVHFTSPDLEQWEFESRVDVGSENVIDAAFAVVADGRPRLWFKDEVDGSTTWSAVWEETGSRGHWRAEGQVIGLPAHEGPNVFRLGGWYWMVVDEWRGQAVHRSADGLAWTRQEAGNGLILDAPGAGADDATYGRHADVVTQGGHAYIFYFTHPEWQDTEMANGLADPARAVREQRTSIHAARLHVEGDVLVCTRDLDAPVHLDPALLED; encoded by the coding sequence ATGCCGCCTGCCACGTCCCCCCTCTTCCGCTGCCCGGTGTTCGACGGCGCCGCCGATCCCACTGTCATCCACCGCCGCGGCACCGGCGAGTGGTGGATGTTCTACACGGCCCGCCGCGCCACCCTCACCACAGGCGGCGTGGACTGGATCACCGGCACCCGGATCGGAATCGCCGTCTCCGCCGACGCCGGAGCGTCCTGGCAGTACCGCGGCGTGGTGGAGGGCCTCGATCCGGAAGACTCCCCCGGGCTTAACACGCACTGGGCCCCCGAAGTCGTGTGGCATGACGGCGAGTATCACATGTTCCTGACCTGGGGCGCGGGCGCTCCGGGCACCTGGGCCGAGCAGACGAGGCGTCGGCTTGTGCACTTCACCAGCCCCGACCTGGAGCAATGGGAGTTCGAAAGCCGGGTGGACGTCGGCTCCGAGAACGTCATCGACGCAGCGTTTGCGGTGGTGGCGGACGGCCGCCCGCGGCTCTGGTTCAAGGACGAGGTGGACGGCTCCACCACCTGGTCGGCGGTGTGGGAAGAAACAGGTTCAAGAGGCCATTGGCGCGCCGAAGGCCAGGTGATCGGGTTGCCCGCCCACGAAGGTCCCAACGTGTTCCGGCTTGGCGGCTGGTACTGGATGGTGGTGGACGAGTGGCGCGGCCAGGCCGTGCACCGCTCGGCCGATGGCCTGGCCTGGACCCGGCAGGAAGCCGGCAACGGCCTCATCCTGGATGCACCCGGCGCCGGCGCGGACGACGCCACCTACGGGCGGCACGCGGATGTGGTCACCCAGGGCGGCCACGCCTACATCTTCTACTTCACGCATCCGGAATGGCAGGACACCGAGATGGCCAACGGCCTGGCGGATCCGGCCCGGGCTGTCCGGGAGCAGCGCACCAGCATCCACGCGGCACGGCTGCATGTGGAAGGGGACGTCCTGGTCTGCACACGCGACCTGGACGCCCCCGTCCACCTTGACCCGGCGTTGCTCGAGGACTAG
- a CDS encoding S1C family serine protease, whose translation MISSRAGTRVRAGVRAGVTLTVLAILGSGMAGCTGADQRPAPSSSSAAGSTTQGSSGTALATQPGTPQAAADIPSIVETVQPSVVTVLTNGGLGSGVVFTAEGLILTNEHVVRGNTDVEIAFADGQRVAGTVKATDAISDLALVEAKRTGLPAAKFQSELPRVGELAIVIGSPLGFENTATAGIISGLHREIPGSAASSQSLVDLIQTDAAISPGNSGGAVVNARGEVIGISEAYIPPQSGAVALGFAIPAATAVRVAEQLREDGTADHAFIGLRPDAITSQIADMLGLENTRGALVLSVVDGGPADRAGIRPGDVLVSLDGKELASPEDLLAELRGKNPDQTVNVGYRRGTESKEAKVTLAARPAS comes from the coding sequence ATGATCTCATCGCGAGCCGGAACCCGTGTCCGGGCTGGCGTCCGGGCCGGTGTAACCCTGACCGTGTTGGCAATCCTTGGCTCCGGCATGGCCGGATGCACGGGGGCAGACCAGCGCCCGGCCCCTTCCTCCTCCTCAGCTGCAGGATCCACAACTCAAGGCTCCTCCGGGACAGCCCTTGCCACCCAGCCGGGCACGCCGCAGGCAGCCGCGGACATCCCGTCCATCGTGGAGACCGTCCAGCCGTCCGTTGTCACGGTGCTCACCAACGGCGGGCTGGGCAGCGGCGTGGTCTTCACGGCGGAGGGACTGATCCTCACCAACGAGCATGTGGTGCGGGGCAACACCGACGTGGAGATCGCCTTTGCTGACGGCCAGCGGGTTGCGGGCACCGTCAAGGCCACGGATGCCATTTCGGACCTGGCCCTCGTGGAGGCGAAGCGCACGGGGCTTCCTGCCGCGAAGTTCCAGTCCGAACTCCCCCGGGTGGGCGAACTGGCAATCGTGATCGGCTCGCCGCTGGGTTTCGAAAACACGGCGACGGCGGGGATCATCTCCGGCTTGCACCGCGAGATCCCGGGCTCGGCGGCCAGCAGCCAGTCGCTGGTGGACCTGATCCAGACCGATGCGGCCATCAGCCCCGGGAACTCCGGCGGCGCCGTGGTGAATGCCCGGGGCGAGGTGATCGGCATCAGTGAGGCGTACATCCCGCCGCAGTCCGGGGCGGTGGCGCTGGGCTTCGCGATCCCCGCGGCGACCGCCGTCCGGGTAGCCGAGCAGTTGCGCGAGGACGGGACCGCGGACCACGCCTTCATCGGCCTCCGCCCGGATGCGATCACCTCACAGATCGCAGACATGCTGGGACTCGAAAACACCCGCGGTGCCCTGGTGCTCTCGGTGGTGGACGGCGGACCCGCGGACCGTGCGGGCATCCGGCCCGGGGACGTCCTTGTCTCCTTGGACGGCAAGGAACTGGCCTCACCCGAAGACCTGCTCGCCGAACTCCGCGGCAAGAACCCGGACCAGACCGTTAACGTCGGCTACCGCCGGGGTACGGAATCCAAGGAAGCCAAAGTCACCCTCGCTGCCCGCCCCGCCTCGTAG
- a CDS encoding fumarylacetoacetate hydrolase family protein, producing the protein MTALPAQVAAVLPEDAEDALLIGRLWDVETSGPRVVGVRGGDVFDLQHLAGTVSELMERPEPAAEVRAAMTEARWKTADVVSASLAQDTTRPHLLAPVDLQVIKACGVTFVDSMIERVIEERCGGDAGRATEMRELVGKALGGSIGEVRPGSPEAAEAKRILIAEGLWSQYLEVGIGPDPEVFTKAPVLSSVGLGAGVGIPAFSSWNNPEPELVLIATSAGKVVGATLGNDVNLRDVEGRSALLLGKAKDNNASSALGPLIRLFDGGFTLETLRQEEILLRVEGTDGYQLEGRNTVARISRPFEELVAATFGRHHQYPDGFALFTGTLFAPTQDRDEPGQGFTHKMGDVVTIRSSHLGALVNTVGAAEELPPWRFGLRQQFAYLAGVERSASAVGSASVS; encoded by the coding sequence GTGACGGCGCTGCCGGCGCAGGTCGCCGCAGTCCTTCCGGAGGATGCGGAGGACGCGCTCCTCATCGGCCGTCTCTGGGATGTGGAAACCTCCGGTCCGCGGGTCGTGGGGGTGCGGGGCGGCGATGTGTTCGACCTGCAGCATCTCGCCGGCACGGTGTCGGAGCTGATGGAACGCCCGGAGCCCGCGGCGGAGGTCCGTGCAGCCATGACTGAGGCTCGGTGGAAGACGGCGGACGTCGTCAGCGCCTCGCTGGCGCAGGACACAACGCGTCCGCACCTGCTGGCGCCCGTTGACCTCCAGGTCATCAAGGCCTGCGGGGTGACGTTCGTGGACAGCATGATCGAGCGCGTCATCGAGGAGCGCTGCGGCGGGGATGCAGGCCGGGCCACCGAGATGCGTGAACTTGTGGGCAAGGCGCTGGGCGGCAGCATCGGCGAGGTCCGGCCGGGCTCCCCCGAGGCCGCCGAAGCCAAGCGGATACTGATCGCCGAAGGGCTGTGGTCGCAGTACCTCGAGGTGGGCATCGGCCCCGACCCCGAGGTCTTCACCAAGGCACCCGTGCTGTCCTCCGTCGGCCTTGGTGCCGGTGTCGGAATTCCTGCGTTCTCTTCCTGGAACAACCCGGAGCCGGAGCTCGTGCTGATCGCCACCTCCGCGGGCAAGGTGGTGGGTGCGACACTCGGCAATGACGTGAACCTCCGCGACGTTGAAGGGCGGAGTGCCCTGCTGTTGGGCAAGGCCAAGGACAACAACGCCTCCAGCGCCTTGGGGCCGCTGATCCGGCTGTTCGACGGCGGGTTCACCCTCGAGACCCTGCGGCAGGAAGAGATACTGCTCCGGGTGGAGGGTACGGACGGGTACCAGCTCGAAGGCCGGAACACGGTGGCCCGGATCAGCCGTCCATTCGAGGAGCTGGTGGCCGCGACCTTCGGCAGGCACCACCAGTACCCGGACGGGTTCGCGCTCTTCACGGGCACACTGTTCGCGCCCACGCAGGACCGGGACGAACCCGGGCAGGGCTTCACCCACAAGATGGGGGACGTGGTCACCATCCGCAGCAGCCATCTTGGAGCCCTGGTCAACACAGTGGGTGCAGCCGAGGAACTGCCGCCCTGGCGCTTCGGGCTGCGTCAGCAGTTCGCCTACCTCGCCGGGGTGGAGCGGTCCGCTTCAGCTGTGGGCTCTGCAAGCGTCAGCTGA